One window of the Chloroflexota bacterium genome contains the following:
- a CDS encoding DsrE/DsrF/DrsH-like family protein: protein MDEEKKTNEKLTIVLHSGDMDKAYSALIIANGALAMGMEASIFFTFWGLQRLRKDKAFAFPPAGLEKGPLSKMNLLGLGKWMIKQRMKKANVVSLEKLMADFKELGGKVIACDMTMEIMGIKPEDLRQEWIDECGGVGGFIQEARESTVTLFI, encoded by the coding sequence ATGGACGAAGAAAAGAAGACCAATGAGAAACTGACCATTGTCCTGCACAGTGGGGACATGGATAAAGCCTATAGCGCACTGATCATTGCTAATGGCGCTCTAGCCATGGGCATGGAAGCGAGCATCTTTTTCACCTTCTGGGGTTTGCAGCGCCTGCGCAAGGATAAGGCATTTGCCTTCCCTCCTGCCGGCCTGGAAAAAGGGCCGCTATCGAAGATGAACCTCCTTGGCTTGGGAAAATGGATGATCAAGCAGCGCATGAAAAAAGCCAACGTGGTTTCGTTGGAAAAGTTGATGGCCGATTTCAAAGAGCTAGGCGGCAAAGTCATTGCCTGCGATATGACCATGGAGATCATGGGCATCAAGCCCGAAGACCTGCGTCAGGAGTGGATTGACGAATGCGGCGGAGTAGGAGGTTTTATCCAGGAAGCAAGGGAATCAACGGTGACGCTGTTTATATAA
- a CDS encoding redoxin domain-containing protein: MQIAWRLLIIGPVLILVLAGCGGAATPTPLASNPPVAPREGARAPDFTLRELGGAEVRLSDLRGKLVLLNFWATW; encoded by the coding sequence ATGCAGATAGCTTGGCGTTTGTTGATTATAGGCCCCGTGCTGATTCTTGTCCTGGCCGGCTGCGGGGGGGCAGCTACGCCTACGCCTTTGGCTTCGAACCCGCCTGTGGCGCCGCGCGAGGGTGCACGGGCTCCCGATTTCACTCTTCGCGAGCTAGGCGGCGCAGAAGTGAGGCTGAGCGACCTGCGCGGAAAGCTAGTCCTGCTGAATTTCTGGGCCACTTGGTGA
- a CDS encoding copper-translocating P-type ATPase, with product MVPKQATLPIRGMTCASCAAHVEEALKEVEGVSEANVNLATERARVAFAPERTKTEDIVRAVRNAGYDVGTEKVILPIGGMTCASCVAHVEEALRSLDGVLEANVNLATERATVEYIPGLVGMEDFRRAVADAGYEVLEMPTEGEQKEERDEVAEKMAAARFRMLVAWAFTIPVLLWMLPEMFWGIMWPNHLLFNLGMIVLALPVLFWVGRRTYRSGIRAVLHGYANMDTLITLGTGVALLTGPASFFIPVANYAGVSAMIMAFHLTGRYVEETAKGRASQAIRKLLELGAKTARVLVDDAEVEVPIEKVVVGDIMVVRPGEKIPTDGVVVEGESAVDESMATGESMPVNKRPGDEVIGATVNQEGLLKVRATRVGKDTFLAQVIRLVDEAQGSKVPIQAFADRVTSIFVPVVMSIALATLLAWMIVPGVMRALLVRGAFLPWVNPDLGVITLAIISTVSVLVIACPCALGLATPTALMVGSGIGAENGILIRSGEAIQTLKDVRVIVFDKTGTITKGKPEVTDVVGDNRELLRLAASAEYGSEHPLGRAVVERAHAEGMPFSAPQEFEALRGKGVMARVDGLRVLVGSRLMMEEEGADITALLSKAEELEAAGKTVMYVAVSRDERLEAMGVIAVADTLKDDAVAAIRELHQMGVQIAMITGDNRRTAEAIARQVGIDHVLAEVLPDGKVAEIRKLQERFGLVAMVGDGINDAPALKQANVGIAIGTGTDIAIEASDVTLVRGELSGVVSAVKLSRATFRKIRQNLFWAFFYNVVMIPLAMMGWMHPVLAEIAMATSSVTVVSNANLLRRVNIKAETV from the coding sequence ATCGTGCCCAAACAAGCAACTTTGCCCATCCGCGGCATGACCTGCGCATCCTGCGCAGCGCATGTCGAGGAGGCTTTGAAAGAAGTAGAGGGAGTAAGCGAAGCCAACGTGAACCTGGCCACCGAACGGGCCAGAGTAGCTTTTGCTCCTGAACGGACGAAAACTGAAGACATAGTAAGGGCCGTGCGCAACGCTGGCTACGACGTCGGGACAGAAAAGGTCATCTTGCCCATCGGCGGGATGACTTGCGCTTCGTGTGTAGCACATGTGGAAGAGGCGCTGCGCAGCCTCGATGGCGTGCTGGAGGCAAACGTTAACCTAGCTACCGAACGAGCGACTGTGGAGTATATCCCGGGCTTGGTCGGCATGGAGGATTTCCGCCGCGCAGTAGCCGATGCGGGCTATGAAGTGCTGGAGATGCCAACGGAAGGGGAGCAGAAAGAAGAGCGGGATGAAGTCGCAGAGAAAATGGCTGCAGCGCGTTTCCGCATGTTGGTAGCCTGGGCGTTCACCATCCCCGTGCTGCTATGGATGTTGCCTGAGATGTTCTGGGGGATTATGTGGCCCAACCACTTGCTTTTTAATCTAGGAATGATAGTGCTAGCGTTGCCTGTACTGTTTTGGGTGGGTCGGCGTACCTACCGCAGTGGCATCCGCGCCGTGTTGCATGGCTATGCCAACATGGACACATTGATCACCCTTGGCACCGGCGTAGCGCTCCTTACCGGACCGGCATCCTTCTTCATCCCAGTCGCCAACTATGCGGGGGTCTCGGCAATGATCATGGCTTTCCATCTCACTGGCCGCTATGTAGAGGAGACAGCCAAGGGTCGCGCCTCGCAGGCTATCCGCAAGTTGCTGGAGCTGGGAGCAAAGACGGCACGAGTCCTGGTAGACGATGCAGAAGTGGAAGTGCCCATTGAAAAGGTAGTCGTCGGCGACATCATGGTTGTACGCCCTGGAGAGAAGATACCCACCGATGGCGTGGTAGTAGAAGGCGAAAGCGCTGTGGACGAATCCATGGCCACGGGCGAGTCCATGCCGGTCAACAAACGTCCTGGAGATGAAGTCATCGGAGCGACCGTGAACCAGGAGGGCTTGCTGAAGGTACGCGCGACACGCGTGGGCAAGGATACCTTCCTGGCACAGGTGATTCGCCTAGTAGACGAAGCACAAGGCTCCAAAGTCCCTATCCAGGCTTTTGCAGACCGCGTGACCTCTATTTTCGTGCCAGTAGTGATGAGCATCGCCCTTGCTACGTTGCTGGCTTGGATGATTGTGCCAGGCGTGATGCGCGCGTTGTTGGTGCGTGGTGCCTTTTTGCCATGGGTAAACCCGGACCTTGGCGTGATCACGTTAGCCATTATCTCCACCGTTTCAGTCCTAGTCATTGCCTGCCCATGTGCTTTAGGCTTAGCCACACCAACTGCCTTGATGGTGGGCAGTGGCATAGGCGCCGAAAATGGCATCCTTATCCGCTCTGGCGAAGCAATCCAGACGCTCAAAGACGTCAGGGTTATCGTTTTTGATAAAACTGGTACCATCACCAAGGGCAAACCAGAAGTTACTGATGTCGTTGGCGACAACCGCGAGTTGCTACGCCTGGCGGCTAGCGCCGAATATGGCAGTGAGCATCCCCTTGGTCGCGCCGTGGTGGAACGGGCTCACGCCGAGGGAATGCCCTTTAGTGCGCCACAGGAATTCGAGGCGTTGCGTGGCAAAGGCGTGATGGCCAGAGTAGATGGTCTGCGTGTGCTTGTGGGATCGCGGCTCATGATGGAGGAGGAAGGGGCAGACATTACGGCATTGCTGTCCAAAGCTGAGGAACTAGAGGCAGCTGGCAAGACCGTCATGTACGTGGCTGTCAGCCGTGATGAGCGGCTAGAGGCAATGGGCGTTATTGCGGTAGCCGATACACTTAAGGATGACGCAGTGGCGGCTATCCGCGAGTTGCATCAGATGGGAGTGCAGATTGCCATGATCACCGGCGATAATCGCCGCACGGCAGAGGCCATTGCGCGCCAGGTGGGCATTGATCACGTGCTTGCCGAGGTGCTGCCCGACGGCAAGGTGGCAGAGATTCGCAAGCTGCAGGAGCGCTTTGGCTTGGTGGCGATGGTCGGCGATGGCATCAACGATGCGCCGGCGCTGAAGCAAGCCAACGTCGGCATCGCCATTGGCACCGGTACCGACATTGCCATCGAAGCCAGCGATGTCACACTGGTGCGGGGTGAATTGTCAGGCGTTGTGAGCGCTGTGAAGCTCAGCCGAGCCACCTTTCGCAAGATCAGGCAGAACCTGTTTTGGGCATTCTTCTACAACGTGGTCATGATCCCGTTGGCGATGATGGGTTGGATGCATCCCGTGCTGGCCGAGATAGCGATGGCCACTTCGTCAGTTACTGTAGTCAGCAACGCCAACCTCTTGCGGCGAGTAAACATTAAAGCAGAAACGGTATAG
- the cysE gene encoding serine O-acetyltransferase, translating to MRDTQPVAPVLARIREDIQVVFDKDPAAKTVWEVLFCYPGLHAVWLHRVAHFFWRHGFLFLGRLVSHINRWLTGIEIHPGARIGRRFFIDHGMGVVIGETTEIGDDVLMYQGVVLGGTSLQKGKRHPTIGNNVVIGAGAVVLGPITIGDNARIGAGSVVVRSVPAGATVVGVPARLVGQLEPTRTGVDLEHGRLPDPVVKAISEAFERQSRLEERVREMEKKLAQLAPEVIARKPRLTLEEAELMKRVQAALREVIDPEVGLSLVDLGFVHDVAVRENQVEVRLALPESECPFIEYFSDQIQRRVMMLNGIEQVRVAFVDEQCCLTQKQDVIAKETEDG from the coding sequence ATGCGGGATACACAACCTGTAGCACCTGTGCTAGCACGTATTCGTGAAGATATCCAAGTTGTCTTTGATAAGGACCCCGCCGCCAAGACGGTGTGGGAAGTTCTGTTCTGTTACCCGGGTTTGCATGCAGTGTGGCTACATCGCGTGGCACACTTCTTCTGGAGACACGGGTTTCTCTTTCTGGGTCGTTTGGTTTCGCACATCAATCGCTGGCTAACGGGCATCGAGATCCATCCTGGAGCGCGCATCGGAAGACGCTTCTTCATTGACCATGGTATGGGTGTGGTCATTGGAGAGACGACGGAGATTGGCGATGACGTGCTGATGTACCAGGGAGTGGTTTTGGGTGGCACAAGTCTGCAGAAAGGAAAGCGCCATCCAACGATTGGCAACAATGTCGTCATTGGCGCAGGGGCTGTTGTGTTGGGACCCATTACCATAGGAGACAATGCCCGCATCGGCGCAGGCTCGGTGGTTGTACGTTCTGTGCCGGCCGGCGCCACAGTAGTGGGCGTGCCAGCGCGGTTGGTAGGCCAGCTAGAGCCTACACGGACCGGGGTGGATTTGGAGCATGGGAGACTGCCTGACCCAGTGGTGAAAGCGATCAGTGAAGCATTCGAGCGGCAGAGCCGCCTCGAGGAACGGGTGCGCGAGATGGAGAAGAAGCTGGCACAGCTTGCTCCAGAAGTGATAGCCAGAAAGCCACGACTGACACTGGAAGAAGCGGAGCTGATGAAACGGGTCCAAGCCGCATTGCGTGAGGTGATTGATCCTGAGGTAGGGCTTAGTCTGGTTGACCTGGGGTTTGTGCACGATGTAGCAGTGCGTGAAAACCAAGTGGAGGTGCGTTTGGCACTCCCAGAGTCCGAATGCCCTTTCATAGAGTATTTTTCGGATCAAATCCAGCGTCGGGTGATGATGCTCAATGGGATTGAGCAGGTGAGAGTGGCATTCGTGGATGAACAATGCTGTCTAACACAAAAACAAGATGTTATAGCGAAGGAGACAGAGGATGGATGA
- a CDS encoding 4Fe-4S binding protein produces the protein MRASAWNTLEYDVQLCIGCGLCSEVCPHGVFGLDSGVAVLLRADDCMECGACQLNCPTGAIKVDSGVGCAAAMIYAALKGKRKQWLGAALCCEPAQSSCCESTQSSCCESNQPSCCASSNRCC, from the coding sequence ATGCGCGCATCCGCATGGAATACTTTGGAGTATGATGTGCAATTGTGCATTGGTTGTGGCTTGTGCAGCGAGGTTTGTCCGCACGGCGTATTTGGGTTGGATAGCGGCGTTGCCGTGTTGCTCCGCGCTGATGATTGTATGGAATGCGGCGCCTGTCAGCTCAACTGTCCAACAGGCGCAATCAAGGTGGACAGTGGCGTAGGCTGTGCTGCAGCAATGATCTATGCTGCCTTGAAGGGCAAGAGAAAGCAGTGGCTGGGGGCAGCCTTGTGCTGCGAACCTGCCCAATCATCGTGTTGCGAATCTACTCAGTCATCATGTTGTGAATCTAACCAACCATCCTGCTGCGCTAGCAGCAATAGGTGCTGCTGA
- a CDS encoding sulfurtransferase TusA family protein codes for MANIVVDCRGQTCPVPLVEVRKALRKAAPGDIIEVLGTHPASKKEIPMAVKALQAELLSVQGSDTDWTIRIRR; via the coding sequence GTGGCCAACATCGTGGTGGATTGCCGTGGGCAGACATGCCCGGTGCCTTTGGTGGAAGTGCGCAAAGCTTTGCGAAAAGCTGCACCAGGTGACATCATCGAAGTGCTGGGCACGCACCCGGCATCGAAAAAAGAGATCCCCATGGCTGTTAAGGCGCTGCAGGCAGAATTGCTGAGCGTTCAGGGCTCGGACACCGATTGGACCATCCGCATTCGACGTTGA
- a CDS encoding ferritin — protein sequence MLNKKLQEAMNEQIKNELYSGYLYLSMSAYFEANNLPGFAHWMRLQAAEEQAHALKFFDFIVDRGGRVVLQTIDQPPVEFKSPLAVFENTLEHEQKVTALINKLYELAIAEKDYPAQVMLQWFINEQVEEEKNASQIVETLKMAGEKGQALLMLDHQLGERGKE from the coding sequence ATGTTAAACAAAAAATTGCAGGAAGCGATGAACGAGCAGATAAAGAACGAGCTGTATTCTGGATATTTGTACCTTTCAATGTCGGCCTATTTCGAGGCGAACAATCTGCCTGGTTTTGCGCATTGGATGCGCTTGCAGGCTGCAGAAGAGCAGGCACATGCGCTCAAGTTCTTCGATTTCATTGTTGACCGTGGTGGCCGCGTAGTGCTTCAAACTATTGACCAACCACCAGTGGAGTTCAAATCGCCGCTTGCTGTGTTCGAAAACACGTTGGAACACGAGCAGAAAGTGACCGCTCTGATCAACAAACTCTATGAGCTAGCCATCGCTGAGAAGGACTATCCTGCTCAGGTTATGTTGCAGTGGTTCATCAATGAGCAAGTCGAGGAGGAGAAGAACGCCTCGCAGATCGTTGAAACGCTCAAGATGGCTGGAGAAAAAGGTCAGGCCCTGCTCATGCTTGACCATCAATTGGGTGAGCGTGGCAAGGAGTAG
- a CDS encoding TlpA family protein disulfide reductase, translating to MQKAHEQYRNQDVVILSVSIGEKQGVVQAFAEARKLTMHILLDEDGNVTRAYRVQGIPVSFFIDREGVIRSRHLGPLNEMLIMQYVQFMF from the coding sequence CTGCAGAAGGCACATGAACAGTATCGGAATCAGGATGTGGTCATCTTATCGGTGAGTATTGGAGAAAAACAAGGAGTGGTACAGGCTTTCGCAGAAGCACGAAAGTTGACCATGCATATATTATTGGATGAGGACGGAAACGTTACGCGGGCATACCGTGTGCAGGGTATACCGGTAAGTTTCTTCATTGACCGCGAGGGCGTGATTCGTTCTCGACATCTTGGCCCGCTGAACGAAATGCTCATCATGCAGTATGTGCAGTTCATGTTCTAA
- a CDS encoding hemerythrin domain-containing protein — MRATEQLMEEHRAIERTLNILEEVCQKLEAGKAVEAEHLERILEFIRVFADQCHHGKEEDLLFPAMEMAGIPREGGPIGVMLIEHTHGREYVKGMSGAVSRYKAGESKAASDFVTNARGYIVLLRQHINKEDNILYRMADMHLSAEKQRELLEQFAQVEHERIGPGKHEEFHKLLEYLESIYARE; from the coding sequence ATGAGAGCTACTGAACAGTTGATGGAAGAGCATCGCGCCATCGAGAGAACGCTGAACATCTTAGAAGAAGTCTGTCAGAAGCTCGAGGCAGGAAAAGCGGTAGAAGCGGAGCATTTGGAGCGCATCTTAGAGTTCATTCGCGTCTTTGCTGACCAATGCCACCATGGCAAGGAAGAAGATTTGCTCTTTCCAGCCATGGAAATGGCAGGCATCCCTAGAGAGGGTGGGCCGATCGGCGTCATGCTGATCGAGCATACCCATGGGCGTGAGTACGTGAAAGGCATGAGCGGAGCTGTTTCCCGCTATAAGGCGGGAGAGAGCAAAGCAGCGTCTGATTTTGTCACCAATGCGCGGGGCTACATTGTCCTGCTCAGGCAACACATCAATAAGGAGGACAATATCCTCTACCGTATGGCGGACATGCACCTCTCGGCAGAGAAACAGAGAGAGCTGTTAGAGCAATTTGCCCAAGTCGAGCACGAGCGCATTGGCCCTGGCAAGCACGAGGAGTTCCATAAGCTGTTGGAATACCTGGAGTCAATCTATGCCAGAGAATAG
- a CDS encoding cysteine desulfurase: protein MDDFVYLDNAATTRLDEHVLEAMKPYFFEKYAVATSQFGYSPGIEAKDALDEARARIAAALGAAPEEFIFTSGSTESSNMALKGVAMALGEKKGKHIITTRIEDFPVLHSARALEKQGFRVTYLEVDEFGRVDLDQLRAAITPQTILVSIQAANQEIGTLQDVRAIAQICHDRGVLFHTDATHSFPRVPLDVREVPVDLITVTAHLIHGPKGIGGLYVRQGTPLAKWMDGGFQEFNLRPGEENIPGAVGFAKAVELVTPEETVRLQAMRDDLMQRLLQVPYSRLNGHPTLRLPQNANISFRFVEGESILLHLDMRGFAVSTGSACFSRSLEASHVILGIGGNHERAHGSVRFTFGRFNKPEDVGAVAEAITEVITALREISPLGKE from the coding sequence ATGGATGATTTCGTCTATCTTGATAATGCCGCCACTACACGGTTGGATGAGCATGTTCTAGAGGCGATGAAGCCCTATTTCTTTGAGAAGTATGCCGTGGCGACTTCGCAATTTGGCTATTCGCCAGGCATAGAGGCAAAAGACGCCCTGGATGAGGCTCGTGCGAGGATCGCAGCGGCACTTGGTGCAGCACCTGAAGAATTCATCTTCACGTCGGGCAGCACTGAATCGAGCAACATGGCTTTGAAGGGCGTGGCGATGGCTCTGGGCGAGAAAAAGGGCAAGCACATTATCACCACGCGCATTGAGGATTTTCCCGTCTTGCACAGCGCGCGAGCTCTAGAAAAGCAGGGCTTTCGCGTAACGTATCTGGAGGTGGACGAGTTTGGGCGGGTGGATTTAGACCAATTGCGGGCAGCCATTACCCCGCAAACGATCCTGGTTTCCATCCAGGCTGCTAATCAGGAGATTGGCACGCTGCAAGATGTGCGAGCTATTGCACAGATTTGTCACGACCGTGGAGTGTTGTTTCACACCGATGCGACACACAGCTTTCCCCGCGTGCCGCTGGATGTGAGGGAGGTTCCAGTGGACCTGATCACGGTAACGGCGCATCTCATCCATGGCCCTAAGGGCATCGGCGGACTTTACGTACGCCAAGGGACACCGCTGGCAAAGTGGATGGATGGCGGTTTTCAGGAGTTCAACTTACGCCCCGGGGAGGAGAACATCCCTGGTGCCGTAGGCTTTGCCAAGGCAGTAGAGTTGGTCACGCCGGAGGAAACGGTGCGGCTGCAGGCAATGCGCGATGATCTGATGCAGCGGCTATTGCAGGTGCCTTACTCCCGGCTCAATGGCCACCCGACGCTGCGCCTGCCGCAGAATGCGAATATCTCTTTCCGCTTTGTCGAGGGTGAGTCCATCTTGCTGCATTTGGACATGCGCGGTTTTGCCGTGAGCACGGGTTCAGCCTGCTTCAGCCGTTCGCTGGAGGCCAGCCATGTCATCCTGGGCATTGGCGGCAATCACGAAAGGGCACACGGCTCGGTGCGCTTCACTTTTGGCCGCTTCAACAAGCCTGAGGATGTTGGAGCCGTGGCCGAGGCAATTACCGAGGTGATCACCGCACTGCGGGAAATCAGCCCACTGGGCAAAGAATGA
- a CDS encoding iron-sulfur cluster assembly scaffold protein: MPLPYSEKVMEHFRNPKNVGRIEDPDAKAIEGSPACGDMVAVYLKVNPETKRIEDIKFESYGCASNIATGSIITELAKGKTLDEAKQITWQQASEALGGLPPIKTHCSILAVDGLLAAIENYEEKHGLVKERQPTTIEVVQKRLKHVMNPVVGLDLVRTKVVKDIQVQDGVVRIAIDLPSDHQFAANIREEILEKIQHLWDVKQVEVEFVG, from the coding sequence ATGCCTTTACCATATAGTGAGAAAGTAATGGAACATTTTCGTAACCCCAAGAATGTGGGGCGAATAGAAGACCCGGATGCCAAGGCGATCGAGGGCAGTCCCGCCTGCGGTGATATGGTGGCAGTCTACCTGAAAGTGAACCCAGAGACTAAGCGCATCGAGGACATCAAGTTTGAATCCTATGGCTGCGCTTCGAACATCGCGACGGGCTCCATCATCACAGAATTGGCCAAGGGCAAAACGTTGGATGAAGCCAAGCAGATTACGTGGCAACAGGCTTCAGAGGCTTTGGGCGGCTTGCCACCCATCAAAACCCATTGCTCTATCCTGGCCGTGGATGGATTGCTGGCAGCCATCGAGAATTATGAGGAAAAGCACGGCCTGGTCAAAGAACGGCAGCCAACTACTATCGAGGTGGTGCAAAAACGCCTGAAGCATGTGATGAACCCCGTGGTTGGGTTGGATTTGGTGCGTACAAAGGTGGTCAAGGACATCCAAGTCCAAGACGGAGTAGTCCGTATTGCTATAGACTTGCCATCGGACCATCAGTTCGCTGCCAACATCCGTGAAGAGATTTTGGAAAAGATCCAGCACCTGTGGGATGTCAAACAGGTCGAAGTGGAATTCGTCGGCTAG
- a CDS encoding carbon monoxide dehydrogenase produces the protein MPENSPDIPVRSVTSEITWANRWDHFLARCGVKRSRHRVEPGLYALGHPTPDSPVFVTANYTLSFDALRSALAGTDGYILVLDTEGINVWCAAGKGTFGTDELVRRIEAVRLSGVVKHRILILPQLGAAGVSAHGVRRRSGFRVEYGPVRAADLPQYLKDHQATEEMRRVRFTLVDRLVLIPVEVVHLFVPTLIVVAVLYGLSGWLAAASAVAAVLAGVVLFPILLPWLPTSDFSSKGFILGGIMALPFALAVFHGHTATSPWLRLSAALAYLLALPPVTAFLALNFTGSTPITSRSGVRREIFTYIPFMAWMFGMGIALSLGVKLFQVLGGA, from the coding sequence ATGCCAGAGAATAGCCCGGATATCCCTGTACGATCAGTTACCAGCGAGATCACGTGGGCGAACCGTTGGGACCACTTCTTGGCTCGTTGTGGCGTGAAACGCAGTAGGCATCGTGTAGAGCCAGGGCTGTATGCTCTTGGCCATCCTACACCGGACTCGCCGGTCTTTGTTACCGCCAACTATACGCTCAGTTTCGATGCCTTGCGTTCAGCATTGGCTGGCACAGATGGCTACATTCTGGTACTGGATACAGAAGGCATCAATGTCTGGTGTGCCGCAGGTAAGGGCACTTTCGGGACAGATGAGTTGGTGCGGAGGATCGAGGCAGTGCGTTTGTCGGGGGTGGTAAAACACCGCATTCTGATCTTGCCACAGTTAGGTGCCGCGGGGGTTTCGGCGCATGGGGTAAGAAGGCGTTCGGGCTTCAGAGTCGAATACGGCCCGGTAAGGGCGGCAGACCTGCCGCAGTACCTGAAGGACCATCAGGCAACAGAGGAAATGCGCCGTGTGCGCTTCACGCTTGTTGACCGCTTGGTGCTGATTCCGGTGGAGGTAGTTCATTTGTTTGTGCCGACGCTTATTGTAGTGGCTGTGTTGTATGGCCTCAGCGGATGGCTGGCAGCGGCTAGTGCTGTGGCAGCAGTTCTGGCCGGCGTCGTATTGTTTCCGATCCTACTGCCCTGGCTGCCAACGAGCGATTTCAGCAGCAAGGGATTCATCCTAGGCGGGATAATGGCATTGCCCTTTGCGCTGGCCGTATTCCATGGCCATACAGCGACATCGCCATGGCTCAGGCTGAGCGCTGCTTTAGCTTATTTGCTCGCCTTGCCGCCTGTAACCGCTTTCTTAGCTTTGAATTTCACCGGCTCGACTCCCATCACTTCACGGAGTGGGGTGAGGCGTGAGATATTCACCTATATCCCGTTCATGGCTTGGATGTTTGGCATGGGTATTGCATTGAGCCTAGGAGTCAAGTTATTCCAGGTACTAGGAGGGGCATAA
- a CDS encoding arsenic resistance protein, producing MNRGTQVALGRFEKYIYVWIVLCGVVGLALGKLFPEAVVSLNSLRIREVSVPIAVLMFFLMYPTMTKVRLEELTHAVRNVGPTLLTLIANWIVAPPLMVLLARLFLHNPDFRAGTILLGLAPCTGMVLFWIAFAQGNVVQGIEITAINAVSTLLLYAPLATFYLGVGGVPVPFSLVTLSVLLFVGLPLAVGQGSRRLMIKR from the coding sequence ATGAATAGAGGAACTCAGGTAGCACTTGGCCGTTTTGAAAAGTACATTTATGTCTGGATCGTTCTTTGTGGAGTTGTTGGGCTGGCTTTGGGAAAGCTTTTCCCCGAAGCAGTGGTCAGCCTCAATTCGCTGCGTATTAGAGAGGTATCCGTTCCTATTGCTGTGCTGATGTTCTTCCTGATGTATCCAACGATGACTAAGGTTAGGTTAGAGGAGCTAACTCATGCTGTGCGCAATGTTGGCCCGACACTGCTGACTCTGATCGCCAACTGGATCGTCGCACCACCTTTAATGGTGCTTTTGGCGCGGCTCTTTTTGCACAATCCTGACTTTAGGGCCGGGACAATCTTGTTAGGCCTTGCGCCCTGCACAGGGATGGTGCTATTCTGGATAGCCTTTGCACAGGGTAACGTGGTTCAGGGCATTGAGATTACTGCCATCAATGCAGTATCCACCCTGCTGTTATACGCTCCTCTTGCCACATTTTATCTAGGGGTAGGAGGCGTGCCTGTGCCATTCTCTTTAGTGACCCTCAGCGTGCTTTTGTTCGTTGGCTTGCCTTTAGCCGTTGGACAAGGGTCACGACGCCTGATGATTAAAAGGTGA